The Pseudomonadota bacterium genome contains a region encoding:
- the ribB gene encoding 3,4-dihydroxy-2-butanone-4-phosphate synthase — translation MAERATERVHRALEAMREGRMVVLVDDEDRENEGDLCMAADLVTPEAVNFMARYGRGLICLALTQERVRELRLPMMVGPNPTRRATAFTISIEASRGVSTGISAADRARTIAVAVADDTVPSDLESPGHVFPLRAAAGGVLQRTGHTEGSVDLARLAGRKPASVICEIMSDDGSMARAPQLRHFAREHGLCLLTIADLIQYRLRTESLVRPIAETRLALPPNGTLWSARVYEAVHQPQQFLALTLGNVDASPTLVRVHTGSVLGDIFEAQIGLRSPARHALARIEQDGRGVLLFVPSRWDLADELRRAQGAAEPTGDGWNSPERVLREVGLGAQVLIDLGLRKLRVLTNRPSRLAAIEGFDLEVVDNVPIRQEAGTGNGAELGHVQH, via the coding sequence ATGGCGGAACGAGCCACAGAACGTGTGCACCGAGCGCTCGAGGCGATGCGCGAGGGCCGCATGGTAGTGCTCGTAGACGACGAGGATCGCGAGAACGAGGGAGACCTCTGCATGGCGGCCGACCTGGTGACTCCCGAGGCCGTCAACTTCATGGCCCGCTACGGCCGCGGCCTGATCTGTCTCGCCCTCACCCAAGAGCGCGTGCGCGAGCTCAGGCTGCCCATGATGGTAGGGCCCAATCCAACGCGCCGAGCGACGGCCTTCACGATCTCGATCGAAGCCAGCCGCGGTGTAAGCACGGGTATCAGCGCGGCCGACCGCGCCCGAACGATTGCGGTTGCGGTCGCTGACGACACCGTCCCGAGCGACCTGGAGAGCCCCGGGCATGTTTTTCCTCTGCGGGCAGCCGCAGGCGGCGTTCTGCAGCGCACGGGCCACACAGAGGGCTCCGTGGATCTGGCCAGGCTCGCCGGTCGCAAGCCGGCGAGCGTCATCTGCGAGATCATGAGTGACGACGGAAGCATGGCGCGCGCGCCCCAGCTTCGACATTTCGCGCGCGAGCATGGACTGTGTTTGCTTACCATCGCCGACCTCATCCAGTACCGGCTGCGTACCGAGAGTCTGGTGCGTCCGATCGCCGAGACGCGCCTGGCGCTACCCCCGAACGGCACGCTCTGGTCCGCCCGGGTCTACGAGGCGGTGCATCAGCCGCAGCAGTTCCTGGCGCTCACGCTGGGCAACGTGGACGCGAGCCCTACGCTGGTTCGCGTGCACACAGGCAGCGTGCTCGGCGACATCTTCGAGGCCCAGATTGGGCTTCGGTCGCCGGCGCGTCACGCCCTTGCCCGGATCGAGCAGGACGGCCGTGGCGTCTTGTTATTCGTCCCGTCCCGCTGGGATCTGGCCGACGAGCTGCGCCGAGCTCAGGGGGCTGCCGAGCCGACCGGGGACGGATGGAACAGCCCGGAGCGCGTCTTGCGGGAGGTTGGGCTGGGCGCCCAGGTCCTGATCGATCTTGGGCTGCGCAAGTTGCGCGTGCTGACGAATCGCCCGAGCCGGTTGGCGGCTATCGAAGGGTTCGATCTCGAGGTCGTCGACAACGTTCCCATTCGGCAGGAAGCCGGCACCGGCAATGGGGCAGAGCTGGGCCACGTCCAGCACTAG